Proteins from a single region of Corylus avellana chromosome ca11, CavTom2PMs-1.0:
- the LOC132165802 gene encoding proteinaceous RNase P 1, chloroplastic/mitochondrial-like isoform X1 produces MASSTFNTLQRHLFSVTLFRANVSHIKTRVSITDQPPKKRVNLRTAKENGNGFSSARAVDERIERSSVKNLGGSVVEKTDSTKDKNIRKNLSFRERRKVGSGNSSLRSKDENIMVNSSSVSSLLVNEKKKKKPKKGDDKLVGEEHKGRGSKKNESPAFQLRVELDMCSKRGDVLGAIQLYDKALGEGIELGQYHYTVLLYLCSSAAMGVIRPAKSGSDSRSLNTLDSSNGVSSLNSRGLSALRDKSSRNLGDMELNIPVSDNEKQVDFVRSHGTTNKMELNSSSRFDNLSSSDDEKEKLSQYSNGFTKSNAQLFDGLSYPEKGGNNFSNTKDGNGNQEDRKIQVGEDVKSYALQRGFEIYKKMCLDNVPMNEAALTSVARMAMSMGNGDLAFDMVKEMKPLGINPRLRSYVPALSSFCNSGDIDKAFVVEKHMLAHGVYPEEPDLEALLRVSVGASKGDKVYYLLHKLRTSVRKVSPTTADLIVKWFNGKAASRVGKTKWDKNLIEEAIANGGGGWHGQGWLGKGRWSTSYTTVGADGLCKCCGERLAMIDLDPKETENFAESVASIAIKRERNSSFQKFQKWLDYYGPFEAVVDAANIGLFSQKRFMPSRVSAVVNGIRQKLPSKKWPLIVLHNKRMTGRKMDEPVNRALIEKWKNGDALYATPTGSNDDWYWLYAAIKFKCLLVTNDEMRDHTFQLLGNDFFPKWKERHQVHFRFSDAGPIFHMPPPCSVVIQESDTGHWHIPVASEHDYEAERTWLCVTRAKSLVARQDSATSPEESLSLQSNEGHTRSAFRTEVKIRPEPSHGNRENTKNLPQEIYKSLRDILSASVHSNDNHTILSQIEAAEMFGNCMIDFEI; encoded by the exons ATGGCCTCCTCTACCTTCAACACTCTGCAAAGGCACCTCTTCTCCGTCACTCTCT TTAGAGCAAATGTTAGTCACATTAAAACAAGGGTGTCTATTACGGACCAACCTCCAAAAAAAAGGGTGAATTTAAGAACTGCAAAAGAAAATGGCAATGGGTTTTCTTCGGCAAGGGCTGTAGATGAAAGAATAGAGAGAAGCTCTGTGAAAAACCTTGGTGGTTCAGTGGTGGAGAAGACAGATtcaacaaaagataaaaacataaGGAAAAACTTGAGttttagagaaagaagaaaagtgggtTCTGGGAATTCTTCTTTGAGGTCTAAAGATGAGAATATAATGGTGAATTCTTCGAGTGTGAGTAGTTTGTTGGttaatgaaaagaagaagaagaagcccaaGAAAGGTGATGATAAGCTGGTGGGAGAGGAGCATAAGGGGAGGGggtctaagaaaaatgaatcTCCAGCGTTTCAGTTGAGGGTTGAATTGGATATGTGTTCGAAAAGAGGGGATGTCTTAGGTGCAATTCAATTGTATGATAAGGCGCTAGGAGAAGGAATTGAGCTGGGGCAGTACCATTATACTGTACTTTTGTATCTTTGTTCTTCTGCTGCTATGGGTGTTATTCGCCCAGCTAAAAGTGGGAGTGATAGTAGGAGTTTGAATACATTGGACTCATCTAATGGAGTTTCTAGTTTGAATTCCAGGGGGTTGAGTGCATTGCGAGATAAGAGTAGCAGGAATTTGGGTGATATGGAATTGAATATTCCAGTTTCAGACAATGAGAAACAAGTTGATTTTGTTAGAAGTCATGGAACTACAAATAAAATGGAATTGAATTCTAGTAGTAGGTTTGACAATTTAAGTAGTTCTGATGATGAAAAGGAGAAATTAAGCCAGTATTCTAATGGGTTTACAAAGTCAAATGCACAACTTTTCGATGGACTAAGTTATCCAGAAAAGGGTggtaataatttttcaaacacaaaagaTGGGAATGGTAACCAAGAAGATCGTAAAATTCAGGTAGGTGAAGATGTCAAGTCGTATGCACTTCAAAGGGGTTTTGAGATCTACAAGAAGATGTGTTTGGATAATGTCCCAATGAATGAAGCAGCATTGACATCTGTGGCTAGAATGGCAATGTCGATGGGTAATGGTGACCTGGCATTTGATATGGTGAAGGAAATGAAGCCATTGGGAATAAATCCAAGATTGCGTTCTTATGTTCCTGCTCTGTCTTCCTTTTGCAATAGTGGAGACATTGACAAAGCATTTGTTGTTGAGAAACACATGTTGGCACATGGTGTCTATCCAGAGGAACCTGATTTGGAGGCTCTCCTAAGAGTAAGTGTTGGAGCCAGTAAAGGTGACAAGGTGTACTACTTGTTGCATAAACTAAGAACAAGTGTGCGGAAGGTCTCACCCACTACGGCAGATCTGATTGTTAAATGGTTTAATGGCAAGGCGGCTTCAAGAGTGGGGAAAACAAAATGGGATAAAAATTTGATAGAGGAAGCAATTGCAAATGGAGGTGGAGGCTGGCATGGACAGGGCTGGTTGGGGAAAGGAAGGTGGAGCACTTCATACACGACTGTTGGAGCTGATGGTTTGTGTAAATGCTGTGGGGAGAGGTTGGCAATGATTGACCTTGATCCTAAAGAAACAGAGAATTTTGCTGAGTCGGTTGCATCTATCgctataaagagagagagaaattcaaGCTTTCAGAAATTTCAA AAATGGCTTGACTATTATGGACCTTTTGAAGCAGTGGTAGATGCTGCTAATATCGGTCTTTTCAGCCAGAAGAGATTTATGCCATCCAGGGTAAG TGCTGTTGTTAATGGAATACGCCAAAAGCTTCCTTCAAAGAAATGGCCTCTCATTGTTTTGCATAACAAGCGTATGACTGGACGGAAGATGGATGAACCAGTAAATAGGGCCTTGATTGAGAAGTGGAAAAATGGTGATGCACTCTATGCAACACCTACAGGGTCAAATGACGACTG GTACTGGTTGTATGCAGCTATAAAGTTTAAGTGCTTACTCGTGACCAATGATGAGATGAGAGACCATACATTTCAACTTCTAGGAAATGACTTTTTTCCAAAATGGAAAGAGAGGCACCAA gtGCATTTCCGTTTTTCTGATGCTGGTCCAATCTTTCACATGCCTCCTCCTTGCTCTGTTGTGATTCAG GAATCTGATACAGGCCACTGGCATATTCCAGTTGCATCAGAACATGATTATGAAGCAGAAAGAACCTGGCTATGTGTTACACGTGCTAAGTCACTTGTGGCAAGGCAAGATTCTGCCACTAGTCCTGAAG AATCACTATCCCTTCAGTCTAACGAGGGACATACAAGGTCAGCTTTTCGAACTGAAGTAAAGATAAGGCCAGAACCGAGTCATGGAAATCGtgaaaatactaaaaatctACCTCAGGAAATCTACAAAAGTCTCAGAGATATCCTGTCAGCATCTGTGCACTCAAATGATAATCACACTATACTCTCACAGATTGAAGCTGCAGAGATGTTTGGTAACTGCATGATTGATTTTGAAATATAA
- the LOC132166060 gene encoding uncharacterized protein LOC132166060, with the protein MASSKVVARFSSRLQPLALKLGKRFLAPELSPLKSCSQSQASASASARRVSRISRLPLELSSVETMTPLHSAIASARLISRLSAESNSWCLVPQGISMPL; encoded by the exons ATGGCGTCCTCAAAGGTCGTCGCGAGGTTTTCGTCGCGATTACAACCACTCGCTCTCAAGCTCGGCAAAAGATTTCTCGCGCCCGAACTTTCTCCGCTCAAATCGTGCTCTCAGTCGCAGGCCTCTGCCTCTGCCTCTGCCAGACGCGTTTCCCGCATTTCTCG ATTACCGTTGGAGTTAAGCAGCGTGGAAACGATGACGCCGTTGCACAGTGCGATAGCTTCGGCGCGACTAATCTCGAGGTTGTCGGCCGAATCAAATAGCTGGTGTTTAGTTCCGCAAG GTATATCAATGCCTTTATGA
- the LOC132165802 gene encoding proteinaceous RNase P 1, chloroplastic/mitochondrial-like isoform X3 yields the protein MASSTFNTLQRHLFSVTLFRANVSHIKTRVSITDQPPKKRVNLRTAKENGNGFSSARAVDERIERSSVKNLGGSVVEKTDSTKDKNIRKNLSFRERRKVGSGNSSLRSKDENIMVNSSSVSSLLVNEKKKKKPKKGDDKLVGEEHKGRGSKKNESPAFQLRVELDMCSKRGDVLGAIQLYDKALGEGIELGQYHYTVLLYLCSSAAMGVIRPAKSGSDSRSLNTLDSSNGVSSLNSRGLSALRDKSSRNLGDMELNIPVSDNEKQVDFVRSHGTTNKMELNSSSRFDNLSSSDDEKEKLSQYSNGFTKSNAQLFDGLSYPEKGGNNFSNTKDGNGNQEDRKIQVGEDVKSYALQRGFEIYKKMCLDNVPMNEAALTSVARMAMSMGNGDLAFDMVKEMKPLGINPRLRSYVPALSSFCNSGDIDKAFVVEKHMLAHGVYPEEPDLEALLRVSVGASKGDKVYYLLHKLRTSVRKVSPTTADLIVKWFNGKAASRVGKTKWDKNLIEEAIANGGGGWHGQGWLGKGRWSTSYTTVGADGLCKCCGERLAMIDLDPKETENFAESVASIAIKRERNSSFQKFQKWLDYYGPFEAVVDAANIGLFSQKRFMPSRVSAVVNGIRQKLPSKKWPLIVLHNKRMTGRKMDEPVNRALIEKWKNGDALYATPTGSNDDWCISVFLMLVQSFTCLLLALL from the exons ATGGCCTCCTCTACCTTCAACACTCTGCAAAGGCACCTCTTCTCCGTCACTCTCT TTAGAGCAAATGTTAGTCACATTAAAACAAGGGTGTCTATTACGGACCAACCTCCAAAAAAAAGGGTGAATTTAAGAACTGCAAAAGAAAATGGCAATGGGTTTTCTTCGGCAAGGGCTGTAGATGAAAGAATAGAGAGAAGCTCTGTGAAAAACCTTGGTGGTTCAGTGGTGGAGAAGACAGATtcaacaaaagataaaaacataaGGAAAAACTTGAGttttagagaaagaagaaaagtgggtTCTGGGAATTCTTCTTTGAGGTCTAAAGATGAGAATATAATGGTGAATTCTTCGAGTGTGAGTAGTTTGTTGGttaatgaaaagaagaagaagaagcccaaGAAAGGTGATGATAAGCTGGTGGGAGAGGAGCATAAGGGGAGGGggtctaagaaaaatgaatcTCCAGCGTTTCAGTTGAGGGTTGAATTGGATATGTGTTCGAAAAGAGGGGATGTCTTAGGTGCAATTCAATTGTATGATAAGGCGCTAGGAGAAGGAATTGAGCTGGGGCAGTACCATTATACTGTACTTTTGTATCTTTGTTCTTCTGCTGCTATGGGTGTTATTCGCCCAGCTAAAAGTGGGAGTGATAGTAGGAGTTTGAATACATTGGACTCATCTAATGGAGTTTCTAGTTTGAATTCCAGGGGGTTGAGTGCATTGCGAGATAAGAGTAGCAGGAATTTGGGTGATATGGAATTGAATATTCCAGTTTCAGACAATGAGAAACAAGTTGATTTTGTTAGAAGTCATGGAACTACAAATAAAATGGAATTGAATTCTAGTAGTAGGTTTGACAATTTAAGTAGTTCTGATGATGAAAAGGAGAAATTAAGCCAGTATTCTAATGGGTTTACAAAGTCAAATGCACAACTTTTCGATGGACTAAGTTATCCAGAAAAGGGTggtaataatttttcaaacacaaaagaTGGGAATGGTAACCAAGAAGATCGTAAAATTCAGGTAGGTGAAGATGTCAAGTCGTATGCACTTCAAAGGGGTTTTGAGATCTACAAGAAGATGTGTTTGGATAATGTCCCAATGAATGAAGCAGCATTGACATCTGTGGCTAGAATGGCAATGTCGATGGGTAATGGTGACCTGGCATTTGATATGGTGAAGGAAATGAAGCCATTGGGAATAAATCCAAGATTGCGTTCTTATGTTCCTGCTCTGTCTTCCTTTTGCAATAGTGGAGACATTGACAAAGCATTTGTTGTTGAGAAACACATGTTGGCACATGGTGTCTATCCAGAGGAACCTGATTTGGAGGCTCTCCTAAGAGTAAGTGTTGGAGCCAGTAAAGGTGACAAGGTGTACTACTTGTTGCATAAACTAAGAACAAGTGTGCGGAAGGTCTCACCCACTACGGCAGATCTGATTGTTAAATGGTTTAATGGCAAGGCGGCTTCAAGAGTGGGGAAAACAAAATGGGATAAAAATTTGATAGAGGAAGCAATTGCAAATGGAGGTGGAGGCTGGCATGGACAGGGCTGGTTGGGGAAAGGAAGGTGGAGCACTTCATACACGACTGTTGGAGCTGATGGTTTGTGTAAATGCTGTGGGGAGAGGTTGGCAATGATTGACCTTGATCCTAAAGAAACAGAGAATTTTGCTGAGTCGGTTGCATCTATCgctataaagagagagagaaattcaaGCTTTCAGAAATTTCAA AAATGGCTTGACTATTATGGACCTTTTGAAGCAGTGGTAGATGCTGCTAATATCGGTCTTTTCAGCCAGAAGAGATTTATGCCATCCAGGGTAAG TGCTGTTGTTAATGGAATACGCCAAAAGCTTCCTTCAAAGAAATGGCCTCTCATTGTTTTGCATAACAAGCGTATGACTGGACGGAAGATGGATGAACCAGTAAATAGGGCCTTGATTGAGAAGTGGAAAAATGGTGATGCACTCTATGCAACACCTACAGGGTCAAATGACGACTG gtGCATTTCCGTTTTTCTGATGCTGGTCCAATCTTTCACATGCCTCCTCCTTGCTCTGTTGTGA
- the LOC132165196 gene encoding rho guanine nucleotide exchange factor 8 has translation MVRSFGRQNSIQKSKSFNLKKMFEGPGRQIQSLILESGHEGGSEDSKMLSKSYETRYLGSPLERHNIGSALSRHTAPVSPQGKQLSDMELMKERFSKLLLGEDMSGGGKGVSSALALSNAITNLSASVFGEQSKLEPMSIERKTRWRKEIEWLLSVTDHIVEFIPSQQKSKDGTNMEIMVTRQRSDLLMNIPALRKLDAMLIGYLDNFGSQNEFWYVSQDADESEKGCTPIRNGDKWWLPTVKVPPNGLSEVSRKWLLFQKDSVNQVLKAAMAINAQVLSEMEIPESYIESLPKNGRASLGDSIYKCITVEYFDPEQFLSTMDMSTEHRVLDLKNRIEASIVIWKRKMHNKDGKSSWGSGVSLEKRELFEERAETILLLLKQRFPGIPQSALDISKIQFNQVRKHCTFLAFKCFSSHTKTLRKPFSAKYAQDIGQAILESYSRIIESLAFNIMSRVEDVLYADTITKNPSLAAQSYRNCPKESSPSIIGDDVDQWNSAETPNSKTLSDFMGWNLDQGAIDHMKKMNNTNGEMDNYFKEENDKHKSKIVNIVTTKKMSYLERLENLSGLRSPTARH, from the exons ATGGTCCGATCCTTTGGACGCCAGAACAGCATACAGAAGTCCAAGTCTTTCAATCTTAAAAAGATGTTTGAGGGTCCAGGGAGACAGATTCAGAGTTTGATCCTTGAGAGTGGGCATGAAGGAGGTTCTGAAGACAGCAAGATGCTGTCCAAAAGTTATGAGACGAGGTATCTAGGAAGTCCATTGGAGCGCCACAATATAGGGTCGGCGCTTTCGCGGCACACGGCTCCAGTAAGTCCACAAGGCAAGCAACTCTCAG ATATGGAATTGATGAAGGAAAGATTTTCTAAGTTGCTTCTTGGTGAAGATATGTCTGGTGGTGGAAAGGGTGTTTCTTCGGCTTTGGCTTTGTCAAATGCCATCACAAACCTTTCCG CATCTGTTTTTGGAGAACAATCGAAGCTGGAGCCCATGTCTATAGAGAGGAAAACAAGGTGGAGAAAAGAAATCGAATGGCTTTTATCTGTAACTGATCACATTGTTGAATTTATTCCTTCACAACAGAAATCCAAAGATGGAACAAATATGGAG ATAATGGTGACTCGGCAAAGAAGTGATCTGCTCATGAACATTCCCGCTCTCCGCAAGCTTGATGCTATGCTCATT GGCTACCTGGATAACTTTGGAAGCCAAAATGAGTTCTGGTATGTTTCCCAAGATGCAGATGAATCTGAGAAAGGTTGCACCCCGATCAGAAATGGCGACAAATGGTGGTTACCTACTGTTAAAGTTCCACCAAATGGGCTGTCGGAGGTCTCTCGAAAATGGCTGCTCTTTCAGAAAGATTCCGTGAACCAAGTATTGAAAGCAGCCATGGCAATAAATGCTCAAGTACTATCAGAGATGGAGATCCCTGAAAGCTACATTGAATCTCTACCAAAG AATGGTAGAGCAAGCCTTGGAGATTCAATCTATAAGTGCATTACAGTAGAGTACTTTGATCCGGAGCAATTCCTCTCAACAATGGACATGTCCACAGAGCATAGAGTACTTGACCTTAAGAACAGGATCGAGGCCTCAATTGTGATCTGGAAGAGGAAGATGCACAACAAGGATGGAAAGTCTTCCTGGGGTTCAGGTGTTAGTTTGGAGAAGAGAGAACTCTTTGAAGAAAGAGCAGAGACAATCTTGCTCCTACTAAAGCAGCGGTTTCCAGGAATTCCACAATCTGCACTTGACATATCTAAGATCCAATTTAATCAGGTAAGAAAACATTGCACCTTTTTAGCTTTCAAATGTTTCTCTTCTCATACTAAGACTCTGAGAAAACCATTCTCTGCTAAATATGCACAGGATATAGGACAGGCTATTCTAGAGAGCTATTCAAGGATAATAGAAAGCTTGGCATTCAATATCATGTCAAGAGTTGAGGATGTTCTGTATGCTGATACAATCACTAAAAACCCATCACTAGCCGCACAATCCTACAGGAACTGTCCAAAGGAATCTTCGCCGTCAATTATTGGTGATGATGTAGACCAGTGGAATTCTGCGGAGACGCCAAATTCGAAGACACTGTCGGATTTCATGGGTTGGAATTTGGATCAGGGAGCGATTGATCAcatgaagaagatgaataaTACGAACGGCGAGATGGACAACTACTTCAAGGAAGAAAATGATAAGCATAAGAGCAAAATAGTAAACATTGTGACCACGAAGAAAATGTCCTATTTAGAGAGGCTTGAGAACCTGAGTGGCCTAAGAAGTCCAACGGCTCGCCATTAG
- the LOC132165306 gene encoding probable protein ABIL5 isoform X2, translated as MHNSTKPSSSSSSSSSFQSLEDESDHQDITRFDKSLQELRHLRAQLHYAADYSETTFLNAKDKKIVMENTKEYICRAVVSVVDHLGTVSTSLNFCISQTNAFSEAELRINCLKQRLLVCEQYAHKLALTQLRWSENLTRHHRRYLSKPTANVEKACEGSRDTDDKTGGGFIDQHELVREQEIPLFLYTYTQKPSLEKGNRDLAVVLPVRDGLSVLSKRSINPTFHFQVTQKIGRHRRSSVQRGDILSFIRRAKRTG; from the exons ATGCACAACTCTACTAagccgtcttcttcttcttcttcttcttcatcttttcaaAGTCTAGAAGACGAGTCTGATCATCAGGATATCACACGCTTTGACAAGTCTCTCCAG GAACTTCGACACTTACGTGCTCAGCTTCATTATGCTGCCGATTATTCCGAAACCACTTTCTTGAATGCCAAAGACAAGAAAAT TGTgatggaaaacacaaaagagTACATATGCAGGGCGGTGGTGAGTGTTGTTGACCACCTTGGGACTGTCTCTACTAGCCTTAACTTCTGCATTTCTCAGACCAATGCATTTTCCGAGGCCGAGCTTCGAATCAATTGCCTCAAACAa AGACTTCTCGTTTGTGAACAATATGCACACAAGCTTGCTCTGACTCAACTACGGTGGAGTGAGAATTTGACAAGACATCATCGACGTTATTTATCAAAGC CAACTGCAAACGTTGAGAAAGCATGTGAAGGTTCAAG GGATACTGATGATAAAACTGGTGGGGGATTCATAGATCAACATGAGCTTGTCAGAGAGCAGGAAATTCCACTTTTCTTGTACACATACACTCAGAAGCCATCTCTTGAGAAAGGGAATAGGGACTTAGCAGTAG TGTTGCCTGTTCGTGATGGTTTGTCGGTATTGTCGAAGCGTTCAATTAATCCTACATTTCATTTCCAG GTTACTCAAAAAATTGGGCGCCATAGAAGATCATCAGTGCAGCGTGGTGATATCTTATCCTTTATTCGGCGAGCTAAACGAACAGGATGA
- the LOC132165802 gene encoding proteinaceous RNase P 1, chloroplastic/mitochondrial-like isoform X2 — protein sequence MASSTFNTLQRHLFSVTLFRANVSHIKTRVSITDQPPKKRVNLRTAKENGNGFSSARAVDERIERSSVKNLGGSVVEKTDSTKDKNIRKNLSFRERRKVGSGNSSLRSKDENIMVNSSSVSSLLVNEKKKKKPKKGDDKLVGEEHKGRGSKKNESPAFQLRVELDMCSKRGDVLGAIQLYDKALGEGIELGQYHYTVLLYLCSSAAMGVIRPAKSGSDSRSLNTLDSSNGVSSLNSRGLSALRDKSSRNLGDMELNIPVSDNEKQVDFVRSHGTTNKMELNSSSRFDNLSSSDDEKEKLSQYSNGFTKSNAQLFDGLSYPEKGGNNFSNTKDGNGNQEDRKIQVGEDVKSYALQRGFEIYKKMCLDNVPMNEAALTSVARMAMSMGNGDLAFDMVKEMKPLGINPRLRSYVPALSSFCNSGDIDKAFVVEKHMLAHGVYPEEPDLEALLRVSVGASKGDKVYYLLHKLRTSVRKVSPTTADLIVKWFNGKAASRVGKTKWDKNLIEEAIANGGGGWHGQGWLGKGRWSTSYTTVGADGLCKCCGERLAMIDLDPKETENFAESVASIAIKRERNSSFQKFQKWLDYYGPFEAVVDAANIGLFSQKRFMPSRVSAVVNGIRQKLPSKKWPLIVLHNKRMTGRKMDEPVNRALIEKWKNGDALYATPTGSNDDWYWLYAAIKFKCLLVTNDEMRDHTFQLLGNDFFPKWKERHQVHFRFSDAGPIFHMPPPCSVVIQESDTGHWHIPVASEHDYEAERTWLCVTRAKSLVARQDSATSPEAKSTSPLMDCILL from the exons ATGGCCTCCTCTACCTTCAACACTCTGCAAAGGCACCTCTTCTCCGTCACTCTCT TTAGAGCAAATGTTAGTCACATTAAAACAAGGGTGTCTATTACGGACCAACCTCCAAAAAAAAGGGTGAATTTAAGAACTGCAAAAGAAAATGGCAATGGGTTTTCTTCGGCAAGGGCTGTAGATGAAAGAATAGAGAGAAGCTCTGTGAAAAACCTTGGTGGTTCAGTGGTGGAGAAGACAGATtcaacaaaagataaaaacataaGGAAAAACTTGAGttttagagaaagaagaaaagtgggtTCTGGGAATTCTTCTTTGAGGTCTAAAGATGAGAATATAATGGTGAATTCTTCGAGTGTGAGTAGTTTGTTGGttaatgaaaagaagaagaagaagcccaaGAAAGGTGATGATAAGCTGGTGGGAGAGGAGCATAAGGGGAGGGggtctaagaaaaatgaatcTCCAGCGTTTCAGTTGAGGGTTGAATTGGATATGTGTTCGAAAAGAGGGGATGTCTTAGGTGCAATTCAATTGTATGATAAGGCGCTAGGAGAAGGAATTGAGCTGGGGCAGTACCATTATACTGTACTTTTGTATCTTTGTTCTTCTGCTGCTATGGGTGTTATTCGCCCAGCTAAAAGTGGGAGTGATAGTAGGAGTTTGAATACATTGGACTCATCTAATGGAGTTTCTAGTTTGAATTCCAGGGGGTTGAGTGCATTGCGAGATAAGAGTAGCAGGAATTTGGGTGATATGGAATTGAATATTCCAGTTTCAGACAATGAGAAACAAGTTGATTTTGTTAGAAGTCATGGAACTACAAATAAAATGGAATTGAATTCTAGTAGTAGGTTTGACAATTTAAGTAGTTCTGATGATGAAAAGGAGAAATTAAGCCAGTATTCTAATGGGTTTACAAAGTCAAATGCACAACTTTTCGATGGACTAAGTTATCCAGAAAAGGGTggtaataatttttcaaacacaaaagaTGGGAATGGTAACCAAGAAGATCGTAAAATTCAGGTAGGTGAAGATGTCAAGTCGTATGCACTTCAAAGGGGTTTTGAGATCTACAAGAAGATGTGTTTGGATAATGTCCCAATGAATGAAGCAGCATTGACATCTGTGGCTAGAATGGCAATGTCGATGGGTAATGGTGACCTGGCATTTGATATGGTGAAGGAAATGAAGCCATTGGGAATAAATCCAAGATTGCGTTCTTATGTTCCTGCTCTGTCTTCCTTTTGCAATAGTGGAGACATTGACAAAGCATTTGTTGTTGAGAAACACATGTTGGCACATGGTGTCTATCCAGAGGAACCTGATTTGGAGGCTCTCCTAAGAGTAAGTGTTGGAGCCAGTAAAGGTGACAAGGTGTACTACTTGTTGCATAAACTAAGAACAAGTGTGCGGAAGGTCTCACCCACTACGGCAGATCTGATTGTTAAATGGTTTAATGGCAAGGCGGCTTCAAGAGTGGGGAAAACAAAATGGGATAAAAATTTGATAGAGGAAGCAATTGCAAATGGAGGTGGAGGCTGGCATGGACAGGGCTGGTTGGGGAAAGGAAGGTGGAGCACTTCATACACGACTGTTGGAGCTGATGGTTTGTGTAAATGCTGTGGGGAGAGGTTGGCAATGATTGACCTTGATCCTAAAGAAACAGAGAATTTTGCTGAGTCGGTTGCATCTATCgctataaagagagagagaaattcaaGCTTTCAGAAATTTCAA AAATGGCTTGACTATTATGGACCTTTTGAAGCAGTGGTAGATGCTGCTAATATCGGTCTTTTCAGCCAGAAGAGATTTATGCCATCCAGGGTAAG TGCTGTTGTTAATGGAATACGCCAAAAGCTTCCTTCAAAGAAATGGCCTCTCATTGTTTTGCATAACAAGCGTATGACTGGACGGAAGATGGATGAACCAGTAAATAGGGCCTTGATTGAGAAGTGGAAAAATGGTGATGCACTCTATGCAACACCTACAGGGTCAAATGACGACTG GTACTGGTTGTATGCAGCTATAAAGTTTAAGTGCTTACTCGTGACCAATGATGAGATGAGAGACCATACATTTCAACTTCTAGGAAATGACTTTTTTCCAAAATGGAAAGAGAGGCACCAA gtGCATTTCCGTTTTTCTGATGCTGGTCCAATCTTTCACATGCCTCCTCCTTGCTCTGTTGTGATTCAG GAATCTGATACAGGCCACTGGCATATTCCAGTTGCATCAGAACATGATTATGAAGCAGAAAGAACCTGGCTATGTGTTACACGTGCTAAGTCACTTGTGGCAAGGCAAGATTCTGCCACTAGTCCTGAAG CCAAATCAACTTCACCACTGATGGACTGTATTCTCTTGTAA
- the LOC132165306 gene encoding probable protein ABIL5 isoform X1 yields MHNSTKPSSSSSSSSSFQSLEDESDHQDITRFDKSLQELRHLRAQLHYAADYSETTFLNAKDKKMWLALSLTPCTYFAICSVMENTKEYICRAVVSVVDHLGTVSTSLNFCISQTNAFSEAELRINCLKQRLLVCEQYAHKLALTQLRWSENLTRHHRRYLSKPTANVEKACEGSRDTDDKTGGGFIDQHELVREQEIPLFLYTYTQKPSLEKGNRDLAVVLPVRDGLSVLSKRSINPTFHFQVTQKIGRHRRSSVQRGDILSFIRRAKRTG; encoded by the exons ATGCACAACTCTACTAagccgtcttcttcttcttcttcttcttcatcttttcaaAGTCTAGAAGACGAGTCTGATCATCAGGATATCACACGCTTTGACAAGTCTCTCCAG GAACTTCGACACTTACGTGCTCAGCTTCATTATGCTGCCGATTATTCCGAAACCACTTTCTTGAATGCCAAAGACAAGAAAAT GTGGCTGGCGCTTTCTCTTACACCCTGTACATATTTTGCAATTTGCAGTGTgatggaaaacacaaaagagTACATATGCAGGGCGGTGGTGAGTGTTGTTGACCACCTTGGGACTGTCTCTACTAGCCTTAACTTCTGCATTTCTCAGACCAATGCATTTTCCGAGGCCGAGCTTCGAATCAATTGCCTCAAACAa AGACTTCTCGTTTGTGAACAATATGCACACAAGCTTGCTCTGACTCAACTACGGTGGAGTGAGAATTTGACAAGACATCATCGACGTTATTTATCAAAGC CAACTGCAAACGTTGAGAAAGCATGTGAAGGTTCAAG GGATACTGATGATAAAACTGGTGGGGGATTCATAGATCAACATGAGCTTGTCAGAGAGCAGGAAATTCCACTTTTCTTGTACACATACACTCAGAAGCCATCTCTTGAGAAAGGGAATAGGGACTTAGCAGTAG TGTTGCCTGTTCGTGATGGTTTGTCGGTATTGTCGAAGCGTTCAATTAATCCTACATTTCATTTCCAG GTTACTCAAAAAATTGGGCGCCATAGAAGATCATCAGTGCAGCGTGGTGATATCTTATCCTTTATTCGGCGAGCTAAACGAACAGGATGA